A genomic window from Salvia splendens isolate huo1 chromosome 11, SspV2, whole genome shotgun sequence includes:
- the LOC121755707 gene encoding thioredoxin-like protein CITRX1, chloroplastic, which produces MQTSIISFGAPSPPQPPNSSPCSLKTRQPNTLFFTSTSNNRASTLSTQTLSRKLICKPPAGKYLSDDYLVKKLSAKEIQELVKGERNVPLIIDFYATWCGPCILMAQELEMLAVEYENNAMIVKVDTDDEYEFSRDMQVRGLPTLYFISPDPKKDAIRTEGLIPIQMMRDILDNEM; this is translated from the exons ATGCAAACTTCAATTATATCATTCGGTGCTCCGTCTCCACCTCAGCCACCGAATTCCTCACCTTGCTCGCTGAAAACCCGGCAGCCAAACACTCTATTTTTCACCTCAACCTCTAACAACAGAGCTTCCACCTTATCAACTCAAACGCTCTCCAGAAAGCTTATCTGCAAGCCCCCTGCAGGAAAGTATCTCAGCGACGATTATCTTGTG AAAAAACTATCTGCAAAAGAAATCCAGGAGTTAGTGAAGGGGGAGAGGAATGTGCCACTGATTATTGATTTCTATGCTACATGGTGTGGACCTTGTATCTTGATGGCACAAGAACTTGAAATG CTCGCTGTTGAGTATGAAAACAATGCAATGATAGTCAAGGTTGACACGGATGATGAATATGAATTTTCTCGTGATATGCAG GTTAGAGGGTTGCCGACTTTGTACTTCATCAGCCCTGACCCAAAGAAAGATGCTATAAGGACAGAAGGACTCATCCCCATACAAATGATGCGTGATATACTCGATAATGAAATGTAA